A region of Pristis pectinata isolate sPriPec2 chromosome 24, sPriPec2.1.pri, whole genome shotgun sequence DNA encodes the following proteins:
- the LOC127582406 gene encoding hippocampus abundant transcript 1 protein-like, protein MTQGKKKKRLNRSVLLAKKIIIKDGGTPQGIGEPSVYHAVIVIFLEFFAWGLLTTPMLTVLHQTFPQHTFLMNGLIHGVKGILSFLSAPLIGALSDVWGRKSFLLLTVFFTCAPIPLMRISPWWYFAVISMSGVFAVTFSVIFAYVADITQEHERSTAYGLVSATFAASLVTSPAIGAYLSRAYGDNLVVVLATAIALLDICFILVAVPESLPEKMRPASWGAPISWEQADPFASLKKVGQDSTVLLICITVFLSYLPEAGQYSSFFLYLRQVIGFSSETVGCFYCSCRNPFHLAQTVVLGVLMRSIGHKNTILLGLGFQILQLAWYGFGSQPWMMWAAGAVAAMSSITFPAVSALVLGMLTQISKELYKE, encoded by the exons CCGCAAGGGATAGGTGAGCCTAGTGTCTACCATGCGGTGATTGTAATCTTTTTGGAGTTCTTTGCATGGGGATTATTGACAACTCCTATGTTAACT GTTTTACACCAGACATTTCCTCAGCATACATTTCTAATGAATGGACTTATTCATGGGGTGAAG GGAATATTATCCTTTCTCAGTGCTCCTCTCATTGGAGCATTGTCGGATGTTTGGGGCAGGAAATCCTTTCTTCTCTTAACTGTGTTCTTCACCTGTGCCCCGATTCCTCTCATGCGAATAAGCCCCTG GTGGTACTTTGCAGTGATTTCCATGTCTGGAGTATTTGCAGTCACGTTTTCAGTGATCTTTGCCTACGTAGCAGATATAACTCAGGAGCATGAGAGGAGCACGGCTTATGGACTT GTATCTGCAACATTTGCAGCTAGTCTTGTGACCAGCCCAGCTATTGGAGCATACTTGTCGAGGGCATATGGAGATAACTTAGTGGTAGTTCTTGCCACTGCCATTGCCTTGCTGGACATCTGTTTTATTCTTGTGGCTGTGCCAGAATCTTTACCAGAGAAGATGAGGCCTGCTTCTTGGGGTGCGCCAATTTCATGGGAACAAGCTGATCCTTTTGCA TCTCTGAAGAAAGTGGGTCAGGATTCGACTGTTCTGCTGATCTGTATTACAGTATTTCTATCGTACCTGCCTGAAGCAGGCCAGTATTCCAGCTTCTTTCTTTATCTCAGACAG GTAATTGGATTTTCCTCAGAAACTGTAGGCTGCTTTTATTGCAGTTGTCGGAATCCTTTCCATTTAGCTCAA ACTGTGGTGCTAGGTGTCCTTATGAGGTCAATAGGGCATAAGAACACTATTCTCTTGGGCCTTGGCTTCCAAATTCTCCAGCTGGCTTGGTATGGTTTTGGGTCCCAGCCCTG GATGATGTGGGCAGCAGGTGCTGTAGCTGCGATGTCCAGCATCACCTTCCCAGCAGTCAGTGCCCTTGTTCTCGGAATGCTGACCCAGATCAGCAAG